Proteins encoded within one genomic window of Flavobacterium oreochromis:
- a CDS encoding tyrosine-type recombinase/integrase produces MKQLHLKNESYREIHKDFKNWLDILGYAESTQKSLPNHLKEFFYYLEEYQINLINVQTIKNYYHHLKTRNNQTRDGGLSNTYLNKHIQALIKLNDYLKAHNAKPLPIHLKREEYNQRDSLQILTQEEIKQLFKATEYSNEQERIRKRDKVILVLLYSCGLRRNEAINLEIKDILFDKERIYVRKGKNYKERYVPINDYNLKIIEEYIYDFRPTFYNYKQTEYLLINYRGTQLLGQTLCNRLRAIEKASGIRESPSYGGVGEAHTAYTTPLNSNAFTRKRCQHRNHQSIFRA; encoded by the coding sequence ATGAAACAACTACACTTAAAAAACGAAAGCTATCGAGAAATACACAAGGATTTTAAAAACTGGTTGGATATATTAGGTTATGCGGAGAGTACACAAAAAAGTTTACCCAATCACCTCAAAGAGTTTTTTTATTACTTGGAAGAATACCAAATCAATCTAATAAATGTACAAACAATAAAAAACTACTATCATCATCTAAAAACCCGAAACAATCAAACCCGAGACGGAGGACTTTCCAACACCTATCTCAACAAGCACATACAAGCACTCATCAAATTGAACGACTACCTCAAAGCACACAACGCCAAACCACTTCCCATACATCTAAAACGAGAGGAATACAACCAAAGAGACTCTTTACAAATCCTCACCCAAGAAGAAATTAAACAATTATTTAAAGCTACAGAATACAGTAATGAACAGGAGCGAATTAGAAAAAGAGACAAAGTGATACTGGTATTGTTATACAGTTGTGGACTACGACGAAATGAAGCGATAAACCTTGAAATCAAAGATATATTATTCGACAAAGAACGAATTTATGTTAGAAAAGGAAAAAACTATAAAGAAAGATATGTGCCAATCAACGATTACAATTTAAAGATTATTGAAGAATACATTTACGACTTTAGACCAACTTTTTACAATTATAAACAAACCGAATATCTATTAATCAATTACAGAGGGACACAGTTATTAGGACAAACACTATGCAACAGATTAAGAGCCATAGAAAAAGCAAGCGGTATTAGGGAAAGCCCCTCCTATGGAGGGGTTGGGGAGGCTCACACCGCATATACTACGCCACTCAATAGCAACGCATTTACTCGAAAAAGGTGCCAACATCGAAACCATCAGTCAATTTTTAGGGCATAG
- a CDS encoding tyrosine-type recombinase/integrase — protein MEGLGRLTPHILRHSIATHLLEKGANIETISQFLGHSSLESTQIYTHLLEDKSKEKGNEQLHTLLREKRLQQQEFSNIPKGYRSPRYMDE, from the coding sequence ATGGAGGGGTTGGGGAGGCTCACACCGCATATACTACGCCACTCAATAGCAACGCATTTACTCGAAAAAGGTGCCAACATCGAAACCATCAGTCAATTTTTAGGGCATAGTTCTTTAGAAAGCACACAAATTTATACCCACTTATTAGAAGATAAATCAAAAGAAAAAGGCAATGAACAACTTCATACATTACTTAGAGAAAAACGGCTACAGCAACAAGAGTTTTCCAATATTCCAAAGGGCTATCGCTCGCCTAGATATATGGATGAATAA